Proteins from a genomic interval of Undibacterium parvum:
- a CDS encoding GGDEF domain-containing response regulator, translating to MAVFKKELLASATPASNLLHTILLVDDEPDNLDVLSAILSDRYHILVARDGQEALELVTQMQRPELLSLVISDQRMPRLSGVQLCEQLCALSPETLRIIITGYIDVDAIVDSVNRAKIYQFVIKPFDRHDFELTVQRAVEAYEMKRDLNDYVLNLETKVIARTQELQQRNEELHCAYQQLERFSITDPLTGLHNRRYLQNVIEKDLAIARREHPANQASNTKNSDDLVFFLIDCDHFKMVNDTHGHDVGDQMLCAIASVLRQVFRESDYLIRWGGEEFLVVARFIKRSLASEMAERLRQTMADMRLVLANGEYLQRTCSIGFAAFPFLSSAPTALDWSQIVKFADCAMYCAKQSGRNTWVGLSAGDEVSEAPPKLMDHKDIPHMLEKGQLQVESKHLASKLNWI from the coding sequence ATGGCCGTTTTCAAAAAAGAATTATTAGCTTCTGCAACGCCTGCTTCCAATTTACTTCACACCATACTCTTGGTGGACGATGAGCCTGACAACCTAGATGTTCTGAGTGCGATTCTTAGTGATCGTTATCACATCCTAGTTGCCAGGGACGGACAAGAGGCATTGGAACTTGTTACCCAAATGCAGCGTCCAGAACTACTCAGCTTAGTAATCAGCGATCAACGCATGCCTCGCTTAAGCGGCGTTCAACTATGCGAGCAACTATGCGCGCTCTCTCCGGAAACTTTGCGCATCATCATTACCGGCTACATTGATGTCGATGCCATAGTAGATTCTGTCAATCGCGCAAAAATTTACCAATTCGTAATAAAACCTTTTGATCGCCACGACTTTGAGTTGACGGTGCAACGTGCTGTCGAGGCCTATGAAATGAAACGTGATCTGAATGATTATGTTTTAAATCTGGAAACCAAGGTTATCGCCCGTACACAAGAATTACAGCAACGCAATGAAGAATTACATTGCGCCTATCAACAATTAGAACGGTTTAGCATTACAGATCCCTTAACCGGTTTGCACAATCGACGCTATTTGCAAAACGTAATAGAAAAGGATCTAGCCATCGCAAGACGAGAACATCCAGCAAACCAAGCATCAAATACGAAAAACAGCGACGACCTTGTGTTTTTCTTGATTGATTGTGATCACTTCAAGATGGTAAATGACACCCACGGGCACGATGTGGGAGACCAAATGCTATGCGCCATTGCCAGCGTATTACGCCAGGTCTTTCGAGAATCGGATTATTTGATACGCTGGGGTGGCGAAGAATTTTTAGTCGTTGCTCGCTTCATCAAACGCTCACTTGCGTCCGAAATGGCTGAACGTCTGCGTCAAACCATGGCCGACATGAGACTGGTTTTGGCCAACGGAGAATATTTACAAAGAACCTGTTCCATAGGTTTTGCCGCATTCCCTTTTTTAAGTTCAGCGCCAACTGCCCTAGATTGGTCGCAAATAGTCAAATTTGCTGATTGCGCCATGTACTGCGCAAAACAAAGTGGGCGCAATACATGGGTGGGCTTAAGCGCAGGAGACGAAGTGAGCGAGGCGCCGCCTAAGCTAATGGATCACAAAGACATTCCCCACATGCTAGAAAAAGGCCAACTGCAAGTGGAGTCAAAGCACCTCGCAAGCAAACTCAACTGGATTTAA
- the trhP gene encoding prephenate-dependent tRNA uridine(34) hydroxylase TrhP: MLKAPELLLPAGSLAKMHAAFDFGADAVYAGQPRYSLRARNNEFSTLDVLQQGISDAHARGKLFFVASNIFPHNAKLKTYINDMAPVIEMKPDAIIMADPGLIMMVREKWPEVNVHLSVQANAVNWADVKFWQSMGLTRVILSRELSLDEIEEIKQRCPEMEIEVFVHGALCIAYSGRCLLSGYFNHRDPNQGTCTNSCRWDYKVENATENETGDLARIPVETIKLNFNEALEEANQSFSAMGDMPRHPLADRPYLIEESGRPGSFMPILEDEHGTYIMNSKDLRAIEHVARLAKIGVDSLKVEGRTKSLYYVSRTAQAYRRAIDDAVAGRPFNEQLLGQLDGLANRGYTDGFYQRHHTQEHQNYMEGVSKAHRSQYVAQVLNVVDGWAEVEVKNRFAVGDQIEIIHPCGNEIITLAEMRNQHNAPISIIGGAGHKVRIPLDAKYDKALLARML; encoded by the coding sequence ATGCTAAAAGCCCCTGAACTTCTGTTGCCCGCCGGTTCGCTGGCAAAAATGCATGCCGCCTTTGATTTTGGCGCGGATGCAGTGTATGCCGGTCAGCCACGCTATAGCCTGCGCGCCCGGAATAATGAATTCTCTACACTCGATGTGCTGCAGCAGGGTATTAGCGACGCCCATGCACGCGGCAAATTATTCTTTGTCGCCAGCAATATTTTTCCGCATAACGCCAAGCTTAAGACTTACATCAACGACATGGCGCCGGTGATAGAAATGAAGCCGGACGCTATCATCATGGCCGATCCTGGCTTGATCATGATGGTGCGCGAAAAGTGGCCGGAAGTGAATGTCCATTTGTCGGTGCAGGCCAATGCGGTGAACTGGGCCGACGTCAAATTCTGGCAAAGCATGGGCTTAACCCGTGTGATTTTGTCGCGTGAACTCTCGCTGGACGAGATCGAAGAAATCAAACAGCGCTGCCCTGAGATGGAAATCGAAGTGTTTGTGCACGGTGCCTTGTGCATCGCTTATTCCGGCCGCTGCCTGTTATCCGGTTACTTCAATCACCGCGATCCGAATCAGGGTACCTGCACCAATTCCTGCCGCTGGGATTACAAGGTCGAAAACGCCACCGAAAACGAAACCGGCGATCTTGCCCGTATTCCAGTCGAAACCATTAAGCTCAATTTCAACGAGGCCCTGGAAGAAGCCAATCAATCGTTTTCAGCGATGGGCGACATGCCGCGCCATCCCTTGGCCGACCGCCCTTATCTGATCGAGGAGTCCGGCCGTCCCGGCAGCTTTATGCCGATACTGGAAGACGAGCACGGCACCTACATCATGAACTCGAAAGACTTGCGCGCTATCGAGCACGTTGCGCGTCTGGCCAAAATTGGGGTTGATTCATTGAAGGTGGAAGGGCGCACCAAGTCGCTGTATTACGTTTCGCGCACTGCGCAAGCGTATCGGCGTGCGATTGATGATGCAGTCGCAGGGCGGCCGTTTAACGAGCAATTGCTAGGCCAATTGGATGGCCTGGCCAATCGTGGTTATACCGATGGTTTCTACCAGCGTCACCACACTCAGGAGCATCAGAACTACATGGAAGGCGTCTCGAAAGCGCATCGCAGTCAATACGTGGCGCAAGTCTTGAACGTGGTCGATGGCTGGGCAGAAGTGGAAGTGAAAAACCGTTTTGCGGTGGGCGACCAGATCGAGATCATCCATCCTTGCGGTAACGAGATCATCACCCTGGCCGAGATGCGCAACCAGCACAATGCGCCTATCAGCATCATCGGTGGTGCTGGCCATAAAGTGCGCATCCCGCTGGACGCGAAATACGATAAGGCCTTATTGGCACGCATGCTGTAA
- a CDS encoding methyltransferase domain-containing protein, with protein sequence MNRTTMLNEREAESCYLGQFIPLHYHHNMLMDSNRMQAFKTAIQHVVRPGAKVLELGGGTGVLSWFAAQQAEKVWCVEFNPDMVNEARRLLAQNPQGEKVEVIHADAFEYLPPEPVDVVICEMIHVAMLREKLLEVIANFKQRYLEKFGGLLPIFMPEAIIMAVQPMQQEYNFEGYSAPIVQFQETNAIYANSRQLAEPAVYSIIDFSAPIDMLISWQGSFSMTEDGNLNALRFITKNILSVLQQQSSTIDWLNHYMVLPLPSALQVKAGDIIDVSFRYRGGASIASLQNALQAVIRQPESITVHGEAVFA encoded by the coding sequence ATCAACAGGACAACCATGCTAAACGAACGCGAAGCCGAGAGCTGCTACCTGGGTCAATTTATCCCGCTGCACTACCATCACAATATGTTAATGGATAGCAATCGCATGCAAGCCTTTAAGACGGCGATCCAGCATGTGGTGCGTCCCGGCGCCAAGGTATTGGAACTTGGTGGCGGCACAGGCGTGCTGTCCTGGTTCGCAGCGCAGCAAGCCGAAAAAGTCTGGTGCGTAGAATTTAATCCCGACATGGTCAATGAGGCCAGGCGTCTGCTGGCGCAAAACCCACAAGGCGAAAAGGTGGAAGTCATCCATGCCGACGCCTTTGAATATCTGCCACCCGAGCCGGTCGACGTGGTGATCTGCGAGATGATCCATGTCGCCATGCTGCGCGAAAAATTGCTAGAGGTGATCGCTAATTTCAAGCAACGCTATCTGGAAAAATTCGGCGGTCTTTTGCCCATCTTCATGCCAGAAGCGATCATCATGGCGGTCCAGCCTATGCAGCAGGAATACAACTTTGAAGGCTATAGCGCGCCCATCGTGCAGTTTCAGGAAACTAATGCGATCTACGCCAATAGCCGGCAACTGGCCGAGCCGGCGGTCTACAGCATCATTGACTTCAGCGCGCCCATCGATATGCTGATTAGCTGGCAAGGTAGCTTTAGCATGACAGAAGATGGCAATTTGAATGCCTTGCGCTTTATCACCAAAAATATACTCTCGGTACTGCAACAGCAGAGCAGCACCATAGACTGGCTCAATCACTACATGGTCTTGCCCTTACCAAGTGCCTTGCAAGTGAAGGCTGGCGACATCATAGACGTCAGCTTCCGCTATCGCGGCGGTGCCTCTATCGCTTCTTTGCAAAACGCGCTGCAAGCGGTCATCCGCCAGCCTGAATCAATCACCGTGCACGGCGAAGCCGTATTTGCCTGA
- a CDS encoding transporter substrate-binding domain-containing protein, with product MSLSLPLPPLHQQRLLPALFLFFTLLIGTVPTQARSLEDIYKSKELRVCIAFLSPAHGSTEPANCRENCKLSGPIYEEIQAFTNSLGRDVRGKFLRINWDEQFFNKVGKTIRETSYTPELLATGQCDIYPNNLTKNEWRLKKIDFVVLFPSRMMVISKQGLESQMRSLLDLAGKKVAVEKNTSFHTWIQEQNRAPLANNPIQIELMSSADSLDAVDTGKVDFTLLDSDMAMWSARHQLKNATVAFPIGITEEIGWAFRKEDKDLQAAAQNFFDQQRKNSDTELNRIWKKYFGRTLNEFVALMMSMK from the coding sequence ATGAGCCTCTCGCTGCCGCTGCCCCCCCTTCATCAACAACGATTACTGCCCGCGCTGTTTTTATTTTTCACGCTTTTGATTGGCACTGTCCCCACACAGGCGCGCTCATTGGAAGACATTTACAAGAGTAAAGAGCTGCGTGTTTGCATCGCTTTCTTGTCACCCGCGCACGGCAGCACAGAGCCAGCCAATTGCCGCGAGAACTGCAAATTATCTGGACCTATCTATGAGGAGATACAAGCATTTACCAACAGTTTAGGGAGGGATGTGCGCGGAAAATTCTTACGCATCAACTGGGATGAACAATTCTTCAATAAAGTAGGCAAAACCATACGCGAAACCAGTTACACACCCGAGTTACTGGCCACTGGCCAATGCGATATTTATCCTAACAATCTCACCAAAAATGAGTGGCGATTAAAAAAAATAGATTTTGTCGTGCTTTTCCCCAGCCGCATGATGGTTATTTCAAAACAGGGCTTAGAGTCTCAAATGAGGTCGCTCTTAGATTTAGCCGGAAAAAAAGTCGCAGTAGAAAAAAATACATCGTTTCATACTTGGATACAGGAGCAGAACCGCGCCCCACTCGCGAATAATCCCATCCAGATAGAGCTAATGAGTTCGGCCGATAGCTTAGACGCAGTGGACACGGGCAAGGTAGATTTCACCTTACTAGATTCCGATATGGCCATGTGGTCAGCCCGCCATCAATTAAAAAATGCCACAGTCGCATTTCCAATAGGGATAACGGAGGAAATCGGCTGGGCGTTCCGTAAAGAAGATAAAGACTTGCAAGCTGCCGCTCAAAATTTTTTCGATCAACAAAGAAAGAATTCAGATACTGAATTAAATCGTATCTGGAAAAAATATTTTGGGCGCACGCTGAACGAATTTGTTGCGCTTATGATGTCGATGAAATAA
- a CDS encoding DMT family transporter, with amino-acid sequence MQNKPTHRQALFLMIIAATLWSMAGVLTRHLEAARDFEVTFWRSLFAAIYVAGAMLWQHKAQALPRLLAVGRFGMISGAMWAIMFSCFMIALTMTTVANTLIVMSISPLLTALFARIFLHQQIAARTWLAICVATAGIFWMFIDGFSQLDARGLAGMMIALGVPLAAAVNVISMKKGGHAVDLIPAVLIGGVLSALAMLPMAWPFQASLHDLLILALLGFFQLGFPCMLMVRAARSLSAPELSLLALLEVLLGPIWAWLGAGEVPAQATLLGGSVVLSALVFNELLALRKA; translated from the coding sequence ATGCAAAATAAACCGACTCACCGTCAGGCCCTGTTTCTGATGATTATCGCCGCCACTCTGTGGAGTATGGCCGGCGTGTTGACGCGCCATCTTGAGGCCGCGCGCGATTTTGAAGTCACCTTTTGGCGTAGCTTGTTTGCGGCGATTTACGTTGCTGGCGCGATGCTGTGGCAGCATAAGGCGCAGGCGCTGCCGCGCTTATTGGCAGTGGGGCGCTTTGGCATGATATCCGGCGCAATGTGGGCCATCATGTTCTCGTGTTTTATGATCGCGCTGACCATGACGACGGTGGCCAATACCTTAATCGTGATGAGTATCTCGCCTTTACTGACCGCTTTGTTTGCGCGGATTTTTTTGCATCAGCAGATTGCGGCGCGCACCTGGCTGGCAATTTGTGTCGCCACCGCGGGTATTTTTTGGATGTTCATCGATGGCTTTTCGCAACTAGATGCGCGCGGCCTGGCGGGCATGATGATCGCCCTCGGTGTACCGCTGGCAGCGGCTGTGAATGTGATTAGTATGAAAAAAGGTGGGCATGCGGTCGATCTGATCCCGGCGGTTCTGATAGGCGGTGTGCTCTCAGCGCTAGCGATGTTACCTATGGCTTGGCCGTTTCAGGCTTCACTGCATGATCTGCTGATCTTGGCTTTACTCGGCTTCTTTCAGCTGGGCTTCCCTTGTATGCTGATGGTGCGTGCGGCGCGTAGTTTGTCAGCGCCGGAATTGTCTCTGCTGGCGCTGCTCGAAGTTTTGCTGGGGCCGATCTGGGCCTGGCTCGGCGCGGGCGAAGTGCCGGCTCAGGCAACATTGCTGGGCGGTAGTGTGGTGCTGAGTGCCTTGGTATTTAACGAATTGTTAGCATTGCGAAAAGCCTAA
- the typA gene encoding translational GTPase TypA: MSTTKRAIRNIAIIAHVDHGKTTLVDQLLRQSGTFRDNQQVDARVMDSNDIEKERGITILSKNCAVEYKGTHINIVDTPGHADFGGEVERVLSMVDSVLLLVDAQEGPMPQTRFVTRKALALGLKPIVVVNKVDRENADPQKAVNATFELFDKLGATDEQLDFPIIYASGFKGYASLVDTVREGNMDPLFDAILKHVPAREDDPDGPLQLQITSLEYSSYVGKIGVGRILRGRVKPLQDIVWMNGPDDKPTKARINQVLTFKGLDRVLVEEALAGDIVLINGIEEIGIGSTLCAPDFPDALPMLKVDEPTLTMNFMVNNSPLAGREGKFVTTRQIRDRLDRELKGNMALRVVQAENDDSTYEVSGRGELHLTILIENMRREGFELAVSRPRVVFKMVDGVRHEPFENLTVDVEESNQGGVMEELGRRRGDLQNMEPDGKGRVRLEYHIPARGLIGFQGEFMTLTRGTGLMSHVFDEYGPVDNTKGELGGRRNGVLISQDDGAAVAYAIWKLQDRGRMFVSHNDPVYEGMIIGIHSRENDLVVNPIKGKQLTNVRSSGTDEAVRLVPPILVNLEYAVEFIDDDELVEVTPKSIRLRKRFLKEHERKKASRD, encoded by the coding sequence ATGTCCACTACAAAACGCGCTATACGCAACATCGCCATTATCGCCCACGTTGATCACGGCAAAACCACGCTGGTTGATCAATTGCTGCGCCAATCCGGTACTTTCCGTGACAATCAGCAAGTTGACGCTCGCGTCATGGATTCAAACGATATCGAAAAAGAACGCGGCATCACGATTCTGTCGAAGAACTGCGCTGTTGAGTACAAAGGCACGCACATCAACATCGTCGATACCCCAGGCCATGCCGATTTCGGTGGCGAAGTTGAGCGCGTATTGTCTATGGTTGATAGCGTTTTGTTGCTGGTTGATGCACAAGAAGGCCCGATGCCACAAACGCGTTTTGTGACACGTAAAGCTTTGGCTCTGGGTTTGAAGCCTATCGTTGTTGTGAATAAAGTCGATCGTGAAAATGCCGATCCTCAAAAAGCGGTCAACGCCACTTTTGAATTGTTCGACAAACTCGGCGCGACCGATGAGCAATTAGATTTCCCTATCATCTACGCATCAGGCTTCAAGGGCTATGCAAGCTTGGTCGATACTGTACGTGAAGGCAATATGGATCCGCTGTTCGACGCGATCCTTAAACACGTTCCTGCACGTGAAGATGATCCAGATGGTCCTTTGCAATTGCAAATCACTTCGCTGGAATATTCTTCTTACGTCGGTAAGATCGGCGTTGGCCGTATCTTGCGTGGTCGTGTTAAGCCTTTGCAAGACATCGTTTGGATGAATGGTCCAGATGATAAGCCAACTAAGGCACGTATTAACCAGGTTTTGACTTTCAAAGGTCTGGATCGCGTATTGGTCGAAGAAGCGCTGGCTGGTGACATCGTACTGATTAACGGTATTGAAGAAATTGGTATTGGTTCTACTCTGTGCGCTCCAGATTTCCCGGATGCTTTGCCGATGTTGAAGGTCGATGAGCCTACCTTGACAATGAACTTCATGGTGAACAATTCGCCATTGGCTGGTCGCGAAGGTAAATTCGTGACAACGCGTCAGATTCGTGATCGTTTGGATCGCGAACTCAAAGGCAATATGGCTTTGCGTGTAGTTCAAGCTGAGAACGATGATTCGACTTACGAAGTATCTGGTCGCGGCGAGTTGCATCTGACTATCCTGATCGAAAACATGCGTCGTGAAGGTTTCGAATTGGCTGTGTCCCGTCCACGCGTAGTTTTCAAAATGGTAGACGGTGTACGTCATGAGCCGTTTGAGAATCTGACTGTAGACGTAGAAGAGTCCAACCAAGGTGGCGTCATGGAAGAACTCGGTCGTCGTCGTGGCGATCTGCAAAACATGGAACCGGATGGTAAAGGTCGTGTTCGTCTGGAATACCATATTCCTGCACGTGGCCTGATCGGTTTTCAGGGCGAATTCATGACATTGACACGCGGTACTGGCTTGATGAGCCACGTGTTTGATGAATACGGTCCTGTCGATAACACTAAAGGTGAACTCGGTGGTCGTCGTAATGGTGTATTGATTTCTCAAGATGACGGCGCTGCTGTTGCTTACGCTATCTGGAAACTGCAAGATCGCGGCCGTATGTTCGTTAGCCATAACGATCCAGTTTATGAAGGTATGATCATCGGTATCCATTCCCGTGAAAATGACCTGGTTGTGAATCCGATTAAGGGTAAGCAATTGACCAACGTTCGTTCTTCCGGTACGGATGAAGCGGTACGTCTGGTACCACCAATTCTGGTGAATCTGGAATACGCGGTTGAATTTATTGATGATGATGAACTGGTTGAAGTAACGCCTAAGAGCATTCGTCTGCGTAAGCGTTTCTTGAAAGAGCACGAGCGTAAAAAAGCATCACGCGATTAA